Part of the Cohnella candidum genome, CTCGCGAACACGAGCGGCACGCCCAGTTCCAAAGCGGTCGCGAAAGCGACGGGGATGCCGGAAGACTCCACCGTGATCACCTTGGTGATCGCCACGCCGGCGAAACGCCGCGCGAATTCCCGCCCCATCTCCATCGTAAGCTGAGGATCGACGCCGTGGTTCAGCAGCGAATCGACCTTGAGCACATCGGAGTTCAGGACACTGGCTTCCTTCAAAAGCCGTTCCTTCAAAATGTCCATATTTCCACCCCGCCCGATCTTTTTCCGTTTAACGTATCATATCTGCTAATGTTGCGCAATCAAAAAAAGACGAAACCCTCCGATCGCGTCGGAACGGGTTTCGTCTCGCGGCCCTCGGCCGTCATAGCGGTCAGCGGGCGTGCAGTTCCTGTTTCTCGGCCAGCATATGCACGGCCAAAATGAACATCGCGTGGGACCAGGTCAGCGGCACGACCCAAGCCGTTCCGCCGGTTTCCTTGTCCACCTGTTCGGGCAGAAGGCCGGACTCCGTGACGTGGTCGAGCGCGTAGTCGAGCAGCTTTCTCGCCTCGTCGTACCGCCCTTGCAGCGTCCGGAAATGGCCGAGCCACAGCGTGGTCAGAATCCAAGGGTTGCCTCCGATGTAGGAGTCGTCCTCGTATCGCCGGATGCCTCCGACCGGATGGGAAGTGAGCAGCTTTTCCACGGCGTCTGCCGTATGGGCCATCCGGGATTCACCGGCCGGCACCATGCCGAACGGAACGCTGAGGCCCAGCAGGCTCACGTCGACGATCGGATCGAATTCCAACACGTGGCGGACGTAAGCTTTATCCCGCGGCAGGACTTCACCCTTCTCCCCGCGCGCAATCGCCGTATCATAGGCTTCCTTGGAAACCGTAATTTTGCGTCCGCGGTAGTAGGAGGATTTGGCCTCGTTCCAGCTGCCGTCTTCGACCGACTTGGCGATGCCGCGCGCGGCCTCATCCCAAGCCTGGGCCAGGTCATCGCGCCCTTGCCGCCGGGCGAAGGACGCCGCCGCGGTCAGGCCGCCGTATACCGCCGCGGCGGAATACGTGTGCTCCGCTTCGCGCTCTTCCCACAAATCGCGGCTCGGAAGCGGCAGCCCCGTCTCCGGATCGATGAAGCCGGCCAAATACGCCGCCCCCTTCTCTACCGCGGGCCACATGCGGGCCAGGAAAGCCTCGTCTTCGCCCGAATGGACGAAATACTCCCACATGCCCCATAGCAGCGAAGCGCCTTCGTCGATTTGCAGCCCCCAGCTCGGAGCCAGACGTCCGTCGTGATAGTGGCGCTGCTGCCAAGAGCCGTCCGGCTCCTGGGCCGAAACCGCCCAGTCGTAAAATTTCTCGGACAACGATCCGAGCCCGGCCGCGTTGAACGCGGTCGTGACGAAAGCCGCGTCGCGGCCCCAACTATACCCGTAGCCCCCGCAACGGGTAAAGTATTCGTCGAACTCGGGTGCGGCCACGATTGTACCCGTCTTCTCGTCGGCCATCAGCTTCATGGCCAGCAAAGAACGTTCGTAGAGTGTCCGGATTTCCTCGCCGCCTCCCGGACAAGGAGCGGCGTTCGCAAGGAAACGGTCCCAATAGGCGAGCGTGTCCGCGAGCCATTCGGCCGCTGGGATGCTCTTCGCTTCCGCGAGAGCATCCAGCGCTTCTCCGCGAGACATGCCCGCCGCGTAATAAATCGGCAGTTCCACCGTGGTTCCGGGCGTTAGCGTGCCCAGATCCCATTCCAGGACGCCGTCGGATTGCATGTCGATCGTATTGCCGTTCGTTTCTCCCCGAAGCGCGGCATGGCGGGCTCCGCCGCCGGCTTGATAGCCCGCGCACTCGGATGAGCTTCCTACCGCGAATGCATATTCATGGCGGAAATGAAGCAGCGCGTCGTGTTCCCCCCGGAACTCCGTCGTCGCGAAAAGCTCATTGTCCGCTATGCGGAAAGATCCGTAATGCACGAAAGATACGCGCCCCGGCCCTTCTCCCCGATAGGTCAGCCGGTATAACCGAACGAAAATCGGCTTGCCCGGCACCGCGAAGTCCGTCTGCTCGACCGTAACCGGCGCATCCGGATGGGAGGCGGTTACGCGATAAGCGTTGCTTCGCGGGACGTATCCCGCGTCGTGGCTCCATCCGTCCCCGGCGTCGTCGAACCAGGATACGCCCCCCGGCGCCCCGTCCCACTTCAGTCCCGTACGGATTTCGTCCACATGCTGCGGAATGTCGATGTGCGGCCACCACAGCCGATACAATCTCCCGGTTCTTCCGAGGGAAACCAGCATCTCGGAATTGCCCGCGATCGCGTCGATCAGATAGGGCTTCTTGCTCAAGTGCTCTTGCAGTTTCGCTTCGCTGTTCATGCAGCATCTCCTTATAAAGCCCGGAAACGCCGGACGATTCTCCCGGGCGGGTTAGTCATAGTCAAAAACCCGAAACGGCGGTGCCGGTCCGCGATGGCCGCAGGCCGGGACATCCGTTCCCCCCCTTGGGTCCGTGAATCGTCCTACAACCATTTTACCTGAACTTGTTTGTTGCGCAACCGGGGTGCTATAATTTTCTAAATCTTCGGAGGGGGCATGAATCCCATGGACGTACGGCCATCGCAAGACGAATACGGCGGGCATTTCGGCAATTACATCCGCCTGGTACCCGAGGGGAATCTGATCGACATTCTGGCAGCCCAAGAAAGCCAAACCTTCTCGCTGATCTCCTCGTTGGATGAGAGCCAAGGAGACCACCGGTACGCGGAAGGAAAATGGTCGCTGAAAGAAGTGATCGGCCACATCCCCGATACGGAGCGCGTCATGAGCTACCGCCTGCTCCGCATATCCAGAGGAGACGAAACGCCGCTTCCCGGTTTCGACCAGGATTTGTTCATCCAAAACGCTCCTTTCGGCGGTTGGAGCTTCAGCCAGCTCGCCGAAGAGTACCGCGCGGTTCGCCAAGCGACGCTTTCGCTGTTGAGGGGCCTGACGGAGGACGCTTGGAACCGCCGCGGAACGGCCAGCAACGTCGGGATGACCGTCCGGGCGCTGGCGAACGTCATCGCGGGACATGAGCTTCACCACGTGGGCATCATCCGGGACAAATATTTGTAGAATGTGAAAGGGACGGACTCGCGATCGGCGAGTTCCGTCCCTTCTTCTATCCCGGGAAGCATGTCCGTCCGTTCCCTCTCATATCTTCTTAGGAAGAGCGGACAAGACGAGGGGGATTCGACGGGCGTGAGTGGTTGGTGGAAAAGCTTGCAGGTCGGATTTACGTTTATCGGGACCGTCGTGGGCGCCGGGTTCGCTTCCGGAAAAGAGGTCATGCAGTTTTTCACCCGTTTCGGACAGTGGAGTCCTTTGCTCATTTTGTGCGCCACTTTGTTTTTCGTATGGATCGGTTCGAAAATCATGCTCCTCGCGGCGGAGATGAAGGCGGCTTCCTACGAGGACTTGAACAAGCATCTGTTCGGGGACAAAATCGGCCGCGGCGTCAGCCTTGTCATGCTGTTCGTGCTTCTCGCGGTGAATGCCGTCATGCTTGCGGGCGCAGGTTCGATTTTCTCCGAGCATCTCAATCTGAGCTACCAAAGCGGACTGCTTATCACGATGTTCGCCTGTTTCGTGCTGCTTCGCAAAGGGATATCCGCCATCATGACGATCAACACGCTTGTCGTTCCGATCATGATCCTGTTCACGGCCATCCTCGTGTTCGATACGCTCGGCAGCCCCGGTCACGGCAGGTGGATGTCGTTCGAAACCGATGCTTCTTTGTGGGCCGCCGGCTTGTCTCCGTTCCTATATGCGGCGTTTAACCTTTCGATGGCGCAGGCTGTGCTGGTTCCGCTCGGTTCCTCCATCGGCGATCCCCGCGTCTTGCGGCGCGGGGCTTGGCTGGGCGGCATCGGGATCGGCCTGCTGCTGTTCGCCGGCCACGTGACTTTAGCGGCTCGGATGCCGGGCGTCGAACGCTTCGATATCCCCATGGCGGGTATCGCCCGGGAATTCGGTGCTTGGATCCATTGGATCTACGTGCTGCTTATTTTTTCGGAAATTTTCACGACGCTGGTGGCCGATATATTCGGGCTGACCGTTCAGCTGCAAGAGAGGATGCGCATCCCCCGAAGCATCCTGACCGCCGGATTGCTGATCGTATGCTTCGGCGTGGGCCAATTCGGCTTCGGGCCTCTGTTGTCCACGCTGTATCCATTGTTCGGCATGCTCAGTCTGGGCTGGCTGTTCCTGATGGGCCGTGACCGGGCACTCGGGAACGGGAGTCCTCCCGCTGCGCCCCCCACTCCATGATCCTCGCGGAAGGCAATCCTTGCCGCACGGCATCCGCCACATGGCGATGGCACGTAAAAAGGATGACCTGACGGTCAGACGCGATCTCCTCCAGCACCGATACGGTCTGCCGGAGGCGCCGTTCGTCGAAATGCACGAACAGGTCGTCCAGCAGCAACGGAAGCGGCACCTCCCGCGAGGCGGCTCCGGCCAGCGCGAAGCGCATGGCCAAATAGAGCTGCTCCTGGGTCCCCCGACTGAGAAAGGCACTGTCCGTTACGCGCCGGTCCGGCGTTTCCACGCGGATGGCGGGCGTATCGCCGGGAACCGTGATCCGCGCGTATGCGCCCTCCGTCATCCGCGAGAAATACCGGGACGCGAGCCTCAGCACCTCGGGCTGGCGTTCTTCTTCGAAAACCGCTTTCGTATCCTGCAGCAGTCTGTCGGCGAGCGTCAGAACCGCATAACGTTCGGCCAGGCGCTCGAGCTTGCCTTCCGCTTCCGCCAGCTTGGCGAGCCGATCCTCCGACTCCGCTTCTTCACGAAGGCGTTCCAGCTCCTGCGCCAAGCGTCCCCTGCGATCAAGGAGCTCCGTGCGGGAAGCCTCCGCGGCCTTCCACTTCTCTTCCGCGTCACGGACCATCCATGCCAGAGCCGCCTCGTCGTGTTCGACGAGCAGGCGCTGAAGTTCAGATACCGCGGCGGGATCTTTCCCCGCTTCCATCCGCAGCTCGACCTCTCTTCGCTCTCGCGACAACACCCTCCGGCTTTCGTCGATACGGAGCCTGCGCTCGTATTCCTCCTCGTCCGCTGCGCCTGAGCGCGCGACCGTTGAAGTTGTCGCCGCTTCGGCCACTAACAGGGCCGCGCGGGCATCCGCCAGTTCCGGTTCGGCCGACGCGATCGTCCGGTCCAGGCGTGCCGCTTCATCCCGCACGGACCGTTCTTCCAATGAGCGTCGGTAAAGCCAACTGACGGAGAGTACGGGGTCGGCTTCCATTGAGGCGGGAGGAGGGCATACCTCGAATAACGCCACAGCCGCCTCCCGGAACGCCGCCTGCGCTTCGTCCAGCGCGGTTAGCCGTTCCTCCGTCCTGTCCCTCCGGAGAAGAGAGGCCTGTCCTTGCTCGGCCATTCCGAGCAGCTCCTGCAGATCATCCGGCGACAGGGATAGGGGAAGCCCATACCTGCGAAGCCATTCCATCCATTCGGCTTGCAGCTCATCCAGACGGGCAGCAGCTCGCCGCGTCTCTGCATGCAGCGCTTCAAACTCGCGGTCCAGCTCGGAGAGCCGGCGCCTCCACTCTTCCTGCCGGGCCGATTCCCTGTCGGTTCTTTCTATAAGCGCCAGCCAATTCTGAACGGACTGCCTTAGCTGCATCCATGCTCTCTCGGAGGATTCACCGATCCCCGCCTCCGTTCGGCTGTCGAACAGAACTCCGGCCGCTTTGCCGGGATCGACCAGAAGCTCAGCCAGCCGTTGTTCGGCACGCCTGCGGTATTCTCCCGCCTGTTCTGCGGGATAGGAAGGGCTTGCTGCTCCGCGTTTGCCTGCAAGTGCAGTGAAGAAAGCCGCGGCCGCGAACAGGGCCGCTCCGACCCATTCCACCGCGGCAACGGTAGAGGATTCAGAGCCCTGAACCACTGCGAACACCAACGCAAGCGCAACGATGCCCGAAGCGGCGGAAGCGGCGTACCTCGGCAGTCCACCGGTACCGGCGGAGCCGCCGGCCCGTCCTCCGCCACCCGACGCCCGTGTCCCCCGCTTCCTCGAAACGAGGATTTCTTCCTGCGTAGGCGCGCCAGAGAGCAGGGCGCGGTCCCATCGGCGCATTTCATCCTCCAGCGCGTTCCATGCGTGCTGGAGCGTCTCGCGATTGCGGGAACGGAACGGCCCGAACGGCAAGTCATACTCCGAGGCTCCTTCGTCCGACCGCAGCGCCGTTGGATTCCTGCCGGCCGTGGCCGCGTCCATCTCTGCCCGAACGGCGATGCGCTGACGCTCAATCCGCCCGGCTTCGGTTTCCATTCGCTCCATCGTCCGATTCGCGTCGCCCCACGCTAGCTGAAGGCGTCGCAAAGGCTCTCTTTCTGCTGTCACCCGGACGAATGCCCGCAAGCCGTCAAGCGGCATGCCGGGAGAAAGCCGCTGACGCAGCGTATCCAGCGCGTCCTCCAGCATGCGGAGCTCCGACGAAAGAGAATCCCTTTCCTCCAACCGGGCGGCCGTTGCTTCTCGCATGGCTTCCAGTCTCTCCAGTTCCAGCGCTCGGTCAAGCAAGTCGGCATCCCATCGCAGGGATGCCCGTTCCTTACGGAGCTCACGCATGGATGCCTCCGCCTTAGCAAGCCGTTCCGCCGCGGCGTCCCGGCGGCGAAGCAACTCGCGCCATTCCGCAGTTGCTTCCTCCGACAGCGGCGGCGCGGACGGATCCGGCAGGCGCAGCGCCAGTTCCCTCTCTTCCTCCAGCAGCACTTGCCTACGGAGCCACAGTTCCCTGGCATCCAAGGCACCGCGATAGCCGGCGGCTTTCCGCGCTAATTCGGGCAGTTCCGCTTCCAGCGCCGACAGCCCTGCGTTCGCTTGCTCCATCGACTCGACCGCTTCCCGATACTGCGCCACCTGGCTGCGCCCTTGCCGGATCGCCGCTTCCGTCTCCTTGATCGAGGCGAGCAGGCGATTCATTTCCGGGACCGTTCCTTTCGGGCGGTACAGCTTGTCCACCTCGGAGGCGAGCCTGCGCCTGACTTCCGCCAGCGACGCTCCCCCGGCCAATCCCGCGTGGTAAAGGAAGCTGCCGATCTCGTCACCCTGCAGCGTCAACAACTCGTGCAGCTCGTCGAGCGAGACGGCGAACAACTGGCGGAACAGCCGCTCGGACACTCCGCCGAGCGCGCGGCGTTCCCATTCCTGCTGCGTCCAAGGCAGCTCCAATCCGTTGCCGTCTCGAACGAGGATTCCGCCCGCGCTTTTGCGGCCGCTGCCGCCGCTGCCGTCGGCGTAACGTTCGATCGCCAGCTCTCTGCCGTCACGGGCGAGAAGCGACAAACCGCCGCCATGCCTCCCGCCGAACACGGGCTCTCCCCGTTCCACCGGGTCCTTCCTCGTCGGAATCCCGTACAGCATGGCGCGGATGAAGCGAAGCAGCGAACTTTTGCCGGCTTCATTCGGCCCGTACACGACGGTAACCGCCGCCTCCAGAGACACGGACATGTCGCGCAGCGGCCCGTAACCGTCCACTCTCAGCTCTCTTATGTACACGTTCCGT contains:
- a CDS encoding glycoside hydrolase family 15 protein, with the translated sequence MNSEAKLQEHLSKKPYLIDAIAGNSEMLVSLGRTGRLYRLWWPHIDIPQHVDEIRTGLKWDGAPGGVSWFDDAGDGWSHDAGYVPRSNAYRVTASHPDAPVTVEQTDFAVPGKPIFVRLYRLTYRGEGPGRVSFVHYGSFRIADNELFATTEFRGEHDALLHFRHEYAFAVGSSSECAGYQAGGGARHAALRGETNGNTIDMQSDGVLEWDLGTLTPGTTVELPIYYAAGMSRGEALDALAEAKSIPAAEWLADTLAYWDRFLANAAPCPGGGEEIRTLYERSLLAMKLMADEKTGTIVAAPEFDEYFTRCGGYGYSWGRDAAFVTTAFNAAGLGSLSEKFYDWAVSAQEPDGSWQQRHYHDGRLAPSWGLQIDEGASLLWGMWEYFVHSGEDEAFLARMWPAVEKGAAYLAGFIDPETGLPLPSRDLWEEREAEHTYSAAAVYGGLTAAASFARRQGRDDLAQAWDEAARGIAKSVEDGSWNEAKSSYYRGRKITVSKEAYDTAIARGEKGEVLPRDKAYVRHVLEFDPIVDVSLLGLSVPFGMVPAGESRMAHTADAVEKLLTSHPVGGIRRYEDDSYIGGNPWILTTLWLGHFRTLQGRYDEARKLLDYALDHVTESGLLPEQVDKETGGTAWVVPLTWSHAMFILAVHMLAEKQELHAR
- a CDS encoding DinB family protein; amino-acid sequence: MDVRPSQDEYGGHFGNYIRLVPEGNLIDILAAQESQTFSLISSLDESQGDHRYAEGKWSLKEVIGHIPDTERVMSYRLLRISRGDETPLPGFDQDLFIQNAPFGGWSFSQLAEEYRAVRQATLSLLRGLTEDAWNRRGTASNVGMTVRALANVIAGHELHHVGIIRDKYL
- a CDS encoding AAA family ATPase: MYIRELRVDGYGPLRDMSVSLEAAVTVVYGPNEAGKSSLLRFIRAMLYGIPTRKDPVERGEPVFGGRHGGGLSLLARDGRELAIERYADGSGGSGRKSAGGILVRDGNGLELPWTQQEWERRALGGVSERLFRQLFAVSLDELHELLTLQGDEIGSFLYHAGLAGGASLAEVRRRLASEVDKLYRPKGTVPEMNRLLASIKETEAAIRQGRSQVAQYREAVESMEQANAGLSALEAELPELARKAAGYRGALDARELWLRRQVLLEEERELALRLPDPSAPPLSEEATAEWRELLRRRDAAAERLAKAEASMRELRKERASLRWDADLLDRALELERLEAMREATAARLEERDSLSSELRMLEDALDTLRQRLSPGMPLDGLRAFVRVTAEREPLRRLQLAWGDANRTMERMETEAGRIERQRIAVRAEMDAATAGRNPTALRSDEGASEYDLPFGPFRSRNRETLQHAWNALEDEMRRWDRALLSGAPTQEEILVSRKRGTRASGGGGRAGGSAGTGGLPRYAASAASGIVALALVFAVVQGSESSTVAAVEWVGAALFAAAAFFTALAGKRGAASPSYPAEQAGEYRRRAEQRLAELLVDPGKAAGVLFDSRTEAGIGESSERAWMQLRQSVQNWLALIERTDRESARQEEWRRRLSELDREFEALHAETRRAAARLDELQAEWMEWLRRYGLPLSLSPDDLQELLGMAEQGQASLLRRDRTEERLTALDEAQAAFREAAVALFEVCPPPASMEADPVLSVSWLYRRSLEERSVRDEAARLDRTIASAEPELADARAALLVAEAATTSTVARSGAADEEEYERRLRIDESRRVLSRERREVELRMEAGKDPAAVSELQRLLVEHDEAALAWMVRDAEEKWKAAEASRTELLDRRGRLAQELERLREEAESEDRLAKLAEAEGKLERLAERYAVLTLADRLLQDTKAVFEEERQPEVLRLASRYFSRMTEGAYARITVPGDTPAIRVETPDRRVTDSAFLSRGTQEQLYLAMRFALAGAASREVPLPLLLDDLFVHFDERRLRQTVSVLEEIASDRQVILFTCHRHVADAVRQGLPSARIMEWGAQREDSRSRVPGHGPSGTASPD